Part of the Vulpes vulpes isolate BD-2025 chromosome 6, VulVul3, whole genome shotgun sequence genome, GTGGTAGCATCAGGTCTGGAACAGGATCTCCTGTCATTCAGCATTTTCTATTATGCCTCAGTACAAAGAAGAACAACTGACTTCTCTGATATATTCTCCTTAAGATTTGTAACACTGTGCACAGAATGTTCTGATTGTACtagatgtaaattttaaaaatacaaaacccaTGAATATCTGCTACCTATTATATTTATCATAGGGACATTTAGATTATATTGTATTTACTGCTGACAGTTAACTAAATATCATTTTAGTTACATTAAATAATACACTTGGCTACACAAATATTTGATGAGACGCCAACATACAACAAAGCAGATAATATTTTCCAGaatactttgaaaattaaagcataactgataatttattttaaaatgttgctgggatgcctgggtggctcagttggttgagcatttgactcttggttttagcaagagtcatcatctcagggttgtgggactgggCCCCACCAGGGGGTTTTGTACTCAGGGTAGGACTCTGCTTGTCATTCTCCCTCCCCTtttatttccccctcccccacccatactgggttctctttctcaaataaataaataaataaataaaatctttaaaaaataaaataagatgctgcttaaattgcaaatattcaataaaaaaaggtaagagaaaaagaatagttgAGACAAGATTTAGAGTGGTTATAgtacataaaggaaaagaaaatccttgcTCAATAGCACAAATACAACAGAAGGATTACAAGTGTATTGATTCAGTGACTGATAAAACACACCAAGAATTCAAGGataatgttatatttataaatgtgaattACCAATATTATAAAGTAGTAATAATAGTTCCAACTGCCTATTTTGAAAGTAtctacaaaatgattttttttgtgtagCAATTCTTTATATCAACCTAAGTTGGATTAAGGAATATAACAAGTCTAGTACTAAATAAAAACTGTTACCAGATATTTGTCTTATATGGCTACTTCATATTTTGAAGGCCATATATGTGcgagaaatattttaatttggtcAATTGACAACTAATGAATTTCaaccagttgtttttttttttttcaaccagttgtttttaaaacctcattaaaaataaatttcagccaTTTTGTCTTGAATGTGTAGGATGATGATTTAGTGCTAGAGGGAAAtacttacagaatttttttatcACCAGAAATGACTAAGTTAATATGGTGGAACATTAATGAAATCTTTCAAGTCTAGTAATAACATGTGTTGATAATTAACTGCTCAACTTTAGGAAAACTACTTCATGTAATTCTTTGCTCTCCTGTTTTGAAGGATATAGAAATTCTGGCCCATGAGCTTTTGtggaaacagaacataaataGACTATATGAGAAAATCCAGCATTAACACATTAACTACCTTAATAAAAGATAAGATGGAGGAGCAATGTTTGTTGTTCATCTAAGACAATAAGTGAATATTAAAATCTATCATCTTTCTGCCCTTTTGGGGGGCAGTTTAATAATTCTGATATTGACTGAACAAAAATTATACCTAttcattattttggaaaaaaatgtgcaaaatatcagaaaagaaatggccttttctttttttttcccccaatgtaCCAACCTTCCTTTTCTAGCTTACTTATGTCACATCCCAAGGGCTTTgacattattgtttttttaatagacatCCAAATTTCAACCCAGTCCACATCAGTGTCTACTCACAATTTCCATTACTCATAAAATCAATGATTTAACATTTCAAACCTACACAGGGCTTGACAAAGATTAAAAGGTTGCTTCTGGTTTTAATGGATAAAGTATAGGCTCTTCACAGAAAAATAATGCTGTGGTTGACCATCCTAATCAGTGTGTGACTCTTAAATTCCTTTTTCAGACAGAAGGATTAATTTCTTAGTTTCCAAGGATAACTTTGAAAGGCAGCTAACATAGGCTATGGTTAGCAGtttaagagtgaaatcatatcatgaaaaaaaaattggccatGAACTCAAGTTTTGAAAACTTTCAAAAGTAAGTatcatttcaaaacatttaaattggaagtgttttaaaaatagtggCATGTGCCTAATAGGGCTCAAATTTGTGCTGACTTAAATTTCCATCAGTACGAATAAGATTTAATAGGTTATATGTGAGAACACAAATAACTGTAAACATGGATCACATTCAATGAATACTAAATTGAGAAAACCTCCCTGATTGTTGAGAATGGtgatatcttatttcttttcttgctgtaaataaaatatcaatgttTTAGCCTTAACCCCATGGTCTCTCTCAAAGGCTAGCCCTTCTAGTCTCCAAGAAATGCTAGGAAACCCTGAGTGGGACATAGTTGAGGCCTGGACACCATCTTTACTCCCCTACCTGATCCTTGGGCTTGCAGctcaatgaaatgaaaatctcCCTACAATAATCCCGAACTCCTGCCCTACCCTTTGCATCCCAACcaagcaaattatttaaaaattaaaagtgaaatttataCACATCTCCTTCTTTCTAAGCAGGGTGGCTTAACAttattataaacatctttttCCTCACAAAGCTTATTTTCTCGTGTGTGCAGAAGGAAGcaatagataaatacaaaagtaacaatgaaaatatatagcATGCCAGCTAGCAGTGTCTGAGGCTAGTGGCAGCAACTGTATTTAGAAGGGTTTCACTGCAGAGGTAACATCTGAGCAACAATCTGAAGGAAGCAAGAGAGTGAGCCGTTGGAAGATAGGGTTTTGGGTAAGACTGTCCCAGGCTGAAGGAACATCAAACGCAAAGGTCCGGGGCGGGAGGCTGTCTGGTGTTCTTTGAGGGACAGTGTAGCTGGGGAGGAAATGAGGTCCATGAGGCCAAATGTGAACAGGTCAAGCAGGTCCTGGTGGACCATTCTAGGGACTCTCTAAGAAATGTGGGGGACGattggagggttttgagcagagaagtggCGTACCTAAACCTAAACGTTGTTAAAGGACCCTTCTTGAAGCTGGTGGAGGCACCGCCAAAAGAGACAGGAAAAGGTAAGTCTGGTGGTAACAGGTGCCTCAAAGCTTGCAAAGACGACTACTGAAAGGGGGAAAGGGTTGACTCCTGGACAAAATGCCTGTGTGGTGGTTGGGAGGATGGGGTTACCCTGGGTTACGCATCTGCCTAGCTTTCAGGCCTAGACGCAGAGACCTCTGGTCCCGCCACTCCAGCCGCAGGTCCCTAGCTCCAGGGGCGGTCAGGACCCGCAGCTTTGTTGCCGTGGCGACCACAGGATTcgacccccaccccgccgcccccgcACCACACCACTCCCGGGTCTCCTGGGGCAAAACACCCGGTCCTGCATCTGCTCCAGCGAGGACTTCAGGTCGCGGCCAGCGCGGACTCATCAGTATTCCACCCGCGGAGttctccccgcccccgccgcgaaTCACAGAGCCCGCCAATCCCGCAGCTCCAGCTTGGCTGTTCTGAgcctccccaccgcccccactTGGTCTCCGAGGACCGCAGCCGGATCTGCCCCGGGGCTCTCCTGGCAGCCCCCCGCGCGGGCGGGCGCGCCTCTGCCCAGTTACGCAGCGCTTCCCGGCTGGTTGGCGGCGGCCGCAGGCTGCGCCTCCGCGGCAGAGAGGGCACCCGGGAGACCCGTTCTAAGGCGAGCCCGCAACAACTCTCCGGGGATATTCAACTCCCCTGCGCTCGGTTTCAGGTCCTCCTGCGCTTCTGCAGTGCACCAGACGGGGGAAGCAGATACAGGAGAACCTGCATTGCGCCCCCGCGGGGACGCACTGTGCGCAGAAAGGGGACCTTCTGCTGCAAAGCCGGAGGATCGGGGGCGCGGGGGAGTCAGGGGTGGGTTTTCGTAGGACTCACCTTGTGCAGTTTCCACATGGCCCCCAGAGCTTTGACTTCGTGGCTGGAATGTTTGCCCTCCTCCAAGCACTGGTAACACACGGGCATCTTGCACTGCACGCAGTACATGCTGTGATTCTCCAGCTCGTGGTCTGTGCAGGTGGAGACCTTGCGCGGGCTCAGCCGCCGGCTCACGCGGCCCTGGGCCGGGGGCACCAGACGGTGTTTGGCTAGGGGCCCTCGGGGAGGGTGGCAGCGCAGGCGGCACGGATCGCAGTAGAAGACGTCGCACTGTTCGCACATGACAGTGGCCTCCTTGGGCGCCTTCTCGCAGAGCTGGCACTTGAGGGCTGCGGCTTTGCTCTGCTGGTAGCGGTCAATTACCCCTTCCAGGACGCGGTTCTTGGGGAAGCCGCGGAGCCCCCGGTCATCCAGTATGAGGCTGCGGTGGCACTGGGGGCAGGTGATACAGGAGTTGCGGGGCACCGGGGCCAAGGCCGGTGACAGGTGGGTGGCCGGTGGCGGCATAGCCGGGGGGAACACGCGGACGCCATTGGGGGACTTCTGGCACGGAGTAGTGGGGGCACTGGCGAAACCCCCGTAGGAGCCATAGCCGCTGTCCGCTTCGCTGTACAGGCTCATCTTGTCCAGGTCCAGGTAGTCATAGTCGGAGACCCCGGAGCCCGAGGCCCTGCGGCTCTGGGGGGATTCAGACTCCGGGGTCTGTACCAGGATGTTGCGGGCGCACGCTTGACATAAATTGTGAGAGCAGGGCAAGATGATGGGCTCCCGATAGAAGGAGCCGCACACAGGGCATTTTAACTCTTCTTCCATCTCTTCCATGAGGACCGGGCTGGGAGCGAAGCAGCGGCGGCTGCAACGGTGCCTGAGCGGGCGAGGCGGCCGGCCGGCCTATCGTCTCCAGCACCTTGgccagcggcggcggcggcggcggcggcggcggctgcgccTTCCCGCGTCGATCGGGCGCCGACTCCCCGCCAGGCGCTCTCCCCGCGAGCCGCTCTCTGTCTCGGAGCCGCGGACCCGCGACGCGGCGCGCCAGCCGCGGACCGCCCCCCTCCTGGTCCCGCCCTGCCCCGTAAGCAGCGGCCCATTGGCTGGCGGCGAGAGGGCGAGGCTCTGATTGGCCGCACGCCCcgtccctctcctctcttctgcaGGCCACGGGGGCTCCGGGAGCCGACTCTAAGGAGGAGCGAGTCTCCGCTCCCGGCTGCGGCGTCTCGGGAGGGGGCCGGCGTGCGGAGGCGAGGGACCGCGAAGGAGGAATTAGGCGGGATGACTCATCCCTCGCCCCGCTTCCTTCCGACCTCCGGCGCCGTCTCCCAGGAGCAGGGGGCGTGAGAAAGCCCTCCCCGCAGCGAGCCGGCCCACGGAGGGGCCGGGGCTGCTCGCCAGCGGTCTGCGTTTGGCTTCCAGCCCTGGTCCCCGCGCCGACCCATACCGCGGGCGAGGGCCGCGCGCCCGCGAGACCCCTCCTTCCCCTTGCGCTGCCCGCAGCCTGCCTGGGCCGGAGCCTCCCCCGGGCCCGGGGTTTTGTACCGCCCGGCCCCGGCGCTCCCCATCCTGGGAGCCTGCAGCCCCGGGCGGAAAAGCCCCCAGGAAGGGCCTCTTGGCTTCTTTCACCCTCACTGCCTGGGGTCTAAGAGGGGAATTAAGAATGCCAATTTCTTAGTGTTGCCATGAGATTGCAGCTAGGTGACCGATGTAAATAAAGGCTCagtatggaaccaaaaaaaaaaaatctctaactcTTCATTTCCCGCTTAAAAATCAGGCTCGGCCCAGAGGCTTCTCCCGGCGTGGTGTGAACCTTACGGTGTGGACGTGCCTGTCTCCCCTCTtcaccctccctgcctcccaaagCGGTGCTGTCACGGTGCTCTCGCACCTGGCCGAGCTTTCGCAAGGCCAGCAgtacctttggctcagtttgaGGCAGGTCAGGCAGGGTTGCCTATTTCTCAGCGCCTGCAGTTCAGTAACTAGCTGCGGATGAATCACTGTGTCACTGCGGAGTCTCAGTGTTTGAATCCAAACAGCATTATACAGTGTCACGTGGCCTGAGCATTTACCACAGCTTCAGAACGGTgggttctttctgtttcttcctttgagGTGCATGGGGGTCCTCGTGGAGGGGTGCAAGTAGGGGGGTGGGGGCTAGATCCAGGGGTAGTCCTCATATATTAAGCACCCTTCTCCCTATCCCCAAATATTGATGGAGATATCTGGTCCTGCCTCTCGCCCACAGAACTGTTCATTTGatgatggaggaggaagaggaactcCCCTCACCCttccaaaaaaaaaccaaaaaaagaaaagaaaaaagaaaaaaatctttgagtcAAGTGACAGTGACATTCTGAGATAGCAGCCTATTT contains:
- the LOC140599367 gene encoding uncharacterized protein; translation: MRTGLGAKQRRLQRCLSGRGGRPAYRLQHLGQRRRRRRRRRLRLPASIGRRLPARRSPREPLSVSEPRTRDAARQPRTAPLLVPPCPATGAPGADSKEERVSAPGCGVSGGGRRAEARDREGGIRRDDSSLAPLPSDLRRRLPGAGGVRKPSPQRAGPRRGRGCSPAVCVWLPALVPAPTHTAGEGRAPARPLLPLALPAACLGRSLPRARGFVPPGPGAPHPGSLQPRAEKPPGRASWLLSPSLPGV